In Montipora capricornis isolate CH-2021 chromosome 4, ASM3666992v2, whole genome shotgun sequence, a single genomic region encodes these proteins:
- the LOC138045799 gene encoding carbonyl reductase family member 4-like, which yields MVFSVHGKVCAVFGGSRGIGKAVSEALAIRGGNVAVISRCQARSNECVDHLRTLTSREQHLGVKCDVSCLKSVQNSVAEIKNTLGQISVLVNSAGINFDSLLLRSNPEVMKDTINTNLFGAIYTSQAVLKDMLRGREGVIINIGSVVGVKGNTGQCAYAASKSGLVGLTKSLAKEVALRNVRVNMAAPGFIETDMTSDLRKQNSGIPSLIPLGRFGKANEVAEAVCFLIQTTYMTGEVLLVDGGLTLSV from the exons ATGGTTTTCAGTGTGCATGGAAAAGTATGTGCAGTGTTTGGAGGCTCTCGAGGGATTGGCAAAGCTGTAAGCGAAGCACTGGCTATTCGTGGTGGAAATGTGGCCGTCATTTCGAGATGTCAAGCCCGCTCAAATGAATGTGTGGATCATCTGCGAACTCTTACTTCGCGTGAACAGCATTTGGGCGTAAAATGCGATGTTAGTTGTTTAAAATCAGTACAGAACTCCGTTGCGGAAATTAAAAACACGCTGGGACAAATTAGTGTACTGGTGAATTCTGCTGGAATTAATTTCGACAGCTTATTGCTGAGAAGTAACCCTGAAGTAATGAAGGACACAATTAATACGAATTTATTTGGAGCTATTTACACCTCGCAAGCAGTGTTAAAAGATATGTTGAGAGGAAGAGAGGGAGTAATAATCAATATTGGAAGTGTTGTGGGAGTGAAGGGAAATACGGGACAGTGTGCATATGCAGCATCAAAGTCAG GCCTTGTGGGTTTGACTAAATCACTAGCAAAAGAAGTTGCATTACGTAATGTGCGAGTCAACATGGCTGCACCAGGATTCATTGAGACTGATATGACTTCAgatttaagaaaacaaaattcaggAATACCATCTTTGATACCTCTTGGCAGATTTGGAAAAGCTAATGAAGTTGCTGAGGCTGTTTGCTTTCTGATCCAGACAACTTATATGACTGGagag